A single genomic interval of Psychroserpens sp. NJDZ02 harbors:
- the hisC gene encoding histidinol-phosphate transaminase, whose protein sequence is MSQKININNLVRANIKALKPYSSARDEFKGTADVFLDANENPFGDLNRYPDPQQKKIKEKLSAIKKVKADQIFIGNGSDEVIDLAFRIFCEPGQDKVLTFTPTYGMYNVSANINNIEVIEQPLINDFQINLNQLQPYLDFEDLKIIFICSPNNPTGNSLNPEDIEYILENFNGIVIVDEAYIDFSGQASFIKNIDKYDNLIVSQTFSKAWGLAGVRVGVAYASQAIIALYNRVKPPYNVSTLNQEAVLNSLNNLNVVTQNIETILEERTKLKEALSKLEIVKKIYLTDANFLLVEVDDANKTYQYLIEQKVIIRNRNTQVKNCLRITIGTPEENERLIATLNTI, encoded by the coding sequence ATGAGCCAAAAAATAAACATAAATAACCTTGTTAGAGCTAATATAAAAGCACTAAAACCGTATTCTTCTGCAAGAGATGAATTTAAAGGGACTGCAGATGTTTTTCTAGATGCAAACGAGAATCCATTTGGAGATTTAAATAGATATCCAGATCCACAGCAGAAAAAGATTAAGGAGAAGTTATCTGCTATTAAGAAGGTCAAAGCAGACCAGATTTTTATTGGTAATGGTAGTGATGAAGTTATTGATTTAGCATTTCGTATTTTTTGCGAACCAGGACAAGATAAGGTCTTAACCTTTACGCCAACTTACGGGATGTATAATGTGTCTGCAAACATTAATAATATTGAAGTTATAGAACAACCGTTAATTAACGATTTTCAGATTAATTTAAATCAATTACAACCGTATTTAGATTTTGAAGATTTAAAAATCATTTTTATATGTTCGCCTAATAACCCAACAGGAAACAGTTTAAATCCAGAGGATATTGAATATATTTTGGAGAATTTTAATGGTATCGTAATTGTAGACGAAGCTTATATTGATTTTAGCGGACAAGCGTCGTTTATTAAAAATATTGATAAATACGATAATTTAATTGTTAGTCAAACATTTAGTAAAGCTTGGGGGTTGGCAGGCGTTAGAGTAGGAGTTGCTTATGCTAGTCAAGCTATAATAGCACTTTATAATCGTGTAAAACCACCTTATAATGTGAGTACTTTAAATCAAGAAGCGGTTTTAAATAGTTTGAATAACTTAAATGTAGTAACTCAAAACATTGAGACTATTCTTGAAGAAAGAACGAAGTTAAAAGAGGCTTTAAGTAAATTAGAGATAGTTAAAAAGATATATCTTACAGACGCTAATTTTTTGTTAGTAGAAGTTGATGATGCTAATAAAACATATCAATATTTAATTGAGCAAAAAGTAATTATTAGAAATAGAAATACACAAGTAAAAAACTGTCTTCGTATTACCATTGGAACTCCAGAGGAAAATGAGAGGTTAATTGCAACACTAAATACTATTTAA
- the hisD gene encoding histidinol dehydrogenase: MKTINNPEKATWSDILQRPTQTVNDIEATVTQIFEDVQRNGDQAVAKYTQLFDGAELASNVVTVEEVEAASAKVSKPLKEAIQQAKSNIEAFHTAQKTEKVSVQTTEGVNCWQEKRAIQKVGIYIPAGTAPLFSTVLMLAVPAQIAGCKEIVLCSPPNKDGKIANEILYSAQLCGVTKIIKVGGIQAIAGLTFGTASIPQVYKIFGPGNQFVTVAKQLSTKYGVAIDMPAGPSELLVVADDTANASYVASDLLSQAEHGADSQVILVSTSQNLIDAVAEEIQLQLKALPRQDIAQQAIDHSKSILVETDAIALDLINQYGPEHFIVCTNNNDFYVDGIENAGSVFIGNYTPESAGDYASGTNHTLPTNGFSKAYSGVNLDSFTKAITFQNITKQGLLNIGSTIELMAEAEGLQAHKNAVTIRLKDLK, encoded by the coding sequence ATGAAAACTATAAACAACCCAGAAAAAGCAACATGGTCAGACATTTTGCAACGTCCAACACAAACCGTTAATGATATAGAAGCTACGGTAACTCAAATTTTTGAAGACGTACAACGTAATGGTGATCAAGCGGTCGCTAAGTACACGCAATTATTTGATGGAGCAGAATTAGCATCAAATGTGGTGACAGTTGAAGAAGTTGAAGCAGCAAGTGCTAAAGTTTCAAAGCCATTAAAAGAAGCCATTCAGCAAGCAAAAAGCAATATTGAAGCATTTCATACCGCGCAAAAGACAGAAAAAGTTAGTGTGCAAACGACGGAAGGTGTTAACTGTTGGCAAGAAAAAAGAGCAATTCAAAAAGTTGGGATTTATATTCCTGCTGGTACAGCGCCTTTGTTTTCGACGGTTTTAATGCTAGCAGTGCCTGCGCAAATTGCAGGTTGTAAAGAGATAGTATTATGTTCGCCACCAAATAAAGACGGTAAAATTGCTAACGAAATTTTATATTCAGCACAACTTTGTGGTGTGACTAAAATCATAAAAGTGGGCGGAATTCAAGCTATTGCTGGTTTAACCTTTGGTACAGCAAGTATTCCTCAGGTTTATAAAATATTTGGACCAGGAAATCAATTTGTAACTGTTGCTAAGCAATTATCGACTAAATATGGAGTTGCTATTGATATGCCTGCAGGTCCAAGTGAGTTATTAGTTGTGGCAGACGATACTGCAAATGCTAGTTATGTGGCTTCGGATTTATTAAGTCAAGCAGAGCATGGTGCAGATAGCCAAGTTATTTTGGTGTCTACCTCTCAAAATTTAATTGACGCTGTCGCGGAAGAGATTCAGCTTCAGCTAAAAGCGCTTCCAAGACAAGATATTGCACAACAAGCAATAGATCATTCTAAATCTATTTTAGTTGAAACTGATGCCATAGCCTTAGATTTAATTAATCAGTACGGACCAGAACACTTTATTGTTTGTACAAATAACAATGATTTTTATGTAGACGGAATCGAGAATGCAGGATCGGTATTTATTGGTAATTACACGCCAGAAAGTGCAGGGGATTATGCTTCAGGGACCAATCACACTTTGCCAACTAATGGATTTAGTAAAGCTTATTCTGGTGTGAATTTAGATAGTTTTACAAAAGCGATTACATTTCAGAATATTACAAAACAAGGGTTACTAAATATAGGAAGCACTATTGAGTTAATGGCTGAAGCCGAAGGATTGCAAGCGCATAAAAATGCGGTGACTATTCGATTAAAGGATTTAAAATAA
- the hisA gene encoding 1-(5-phosphoribosyl)-5-[(5-phosphoribosylamino)methylideneamino]imidazole-4-carboxamide isomerase, giving the protein MRIIPAIDIIEGKCVRLTKGDYSTTKIYSENPLEIAKQFEDAGIEYLHMVDLEGAKAAHVVNYKVLEQVASKTNLKIDFGGGLKSDNDIITAFNSGAKQITGGSIAVKNRATFESWISKYGTQKIILGADCNNEKIAISGWLEESSLEVIPFIKDYQKQGIQYVICTDISKDGMLEGPSLELYKNIIEQCSNDSSGQSVKLIASGGVTTIEDLEKLADIGCEGVIIGKALYENRITLKELERFL; this is encoded by the coding sequence ATGAGAATAATACCAGCAATAGATATTATAGAAGGGAAGTGTGTACGTTTGACTAAAGGCGATTACAGTACGACTAAAATCTATAGTGAAAATCCGTTAGAAATCGCTAAGCAATTTGAAGATGCAGGAATTGAATACTTGCATATGGTTGACTTAGAAGGTGCAAAAGCAGCGCACGTAGTAAACTATAAAGTCTTAGAGCAAGTCGCTTCTAAAACTAATCTAAAAATCGATTTTGGAGGTGGTTTAAAGTCGGATAACGATATTATTACAGCATTTAACTCTGGAGCAAAACAAATTACAGGTGGAAGTATAGCTGTAAAAAACAGGGCTACTTTTGAGAGTTGGATTAGTAAATACGGAACACAGAAAATTATTCTTGGTGCTGATTGTAATAACGAAAAAATTGCAATAAGTGGTTGGTTAGAAGAAAGTAGTTTGGAGGTGATTCCATTTATTAAGGATTACCAAAAACAGGGCATACAATATGTAATTTGTACAGATATTTCTAAAGATGGTATGTTAGAAGGGCCTTCTTTGGAGTTGTATAAAAATATAATAGAACAATGTAGCAATGATAGTTCTGGCCAGTCGGTTAAATTAATTGCATCAGGAGGTGTTACAACTATCGAAGATTTAGAAAAGCTTGCAGATATTGGATGTGAAGGTGTGATTATCGGAAAAGCTTTATATGAAAACAGAATTACTTTAAAAGAATTAGAACGTTTTTTATAA
- a CDS encoding thioredoxin family protein: MKLKLILLVSLFFITSQIARSQESADVILKEAQVTAKKEGKHIFIMFHASWCGWCKKMDNNMMSDRTKALFEGAYVIKHLTVQESKKNKNLENPGAQELLVKYKGENSGIPFWLILDADGNLITDSLDNKGNNIGCPATPDEVKQFTAKLKASSTLTETDLKVIYNQFVDRP; encoded by the coding sequence ATGAAATTAAAACTAATCTTACTGGTTTCTCTATTTTTTATTACGAGTCAAATCGCTAGAAGCCAAGAGTCAGCGGACGTGATTTTAAAAGAAGCACAAGTCACAGCTAAAAAAGAAGGAAAACATATTTTTATAATGTTTCATGCGTCTTGGTGTGGCTGGTGCAAAAAAATGGACAACAATATGATGTCCGATAGGACAAAAGCGCTTTTTGAAGGCGCTTATGTAATCAAACATTTAACGGTTCAAGAATCTAAAAAGAATAAAAACTTAGAAAACCCTGGTGCTCAAGAACTACTCGTTAAATATAAAGGTGAAAATTCTGGTATTCCTTTTTGGTTGATTTTAGATGCAGATGGCAACTTAATAACCGACTCCTTAGATAACAAAGGGAATAACATCGGTTGTCCCGCAACACCTGACGAGGTTAAACAGTTTACAGCTAAGCTAAAAGCAAGCTCTACTTTAACTGAAACCGATCTTAAAGTTATTTACAATCAATTTGTCGATCGTCCTTAA
- a CDS encoding prohibitin family protein translates to MEKLPKIAFPILIGVVIAIILIAKSAVTIDSGQAGVLFETFGDGVVIDEPPMGEGFHIVAPWNKVFIYEVRQQEVFEKMSALSSNGLDIKLDASIWFQPDFKNLGKLHQEKSKEYINRVLLPAIRSAARSVVGRYTPEQLYSSKRDAIQEEIFEETKKLVENQYIQLNEVLVRDVTLPPTIKDAIERKLKQEQESLEYEFRLVTAAKEAEKVIIEAQGKADANRILSASLTDKILQDKGIEATVKLSESPNSKVIVIGSGDSGMPIILGNQ, encoded by the coding sequence ATGGAGAAATTACCAAAAATTGCATTTCCAATACTTATCGGAGTTGTGATAGCTATTATTTTAATTGCAAAATCGGCTGTTACTATTGACTCAGGACAAGCAGGTGTGCTTTTTGAAACTTTTGGAGACGGAGTCGTTATTGATGAGCCACCAATGGGAGAGGGGTTTCATATTGTAGCGCCTTGGAACAAGGTATTTATATATGAAGTAAGACAGCAGGAAGTTTTCGAAAAAATGAGTGCTTTATCGTCAAATGGATTGGATATTAAATTGGATGCTTCGATTTGGTTTCAACCAGATTTTAAAAATCTAGGAAAACTACATCAAGAGAAAAGTAAAGAATATATTAATCGTGTTTTACTACCAGCTATTCGCTCGGCAGCAAGAAGTGTTGTAGGTAGATATACTCCAGAGCAGCTGTATTCGAGTAAAAGAGATGCTATTCAGGAAGAGATTTTTGAAGAAACAAAAAAATTAGTCGAAAATCAATATATCCAATTGAATGAAGTTTTAGTCAGAGACGTGACGCTACCGCCAACAATAAAAGATGCTATTGAACGTAAATTAAAACAGGAGCAAGAGTCTTTAGAGTATGAATTTAGATTAGTTACAGCTGCTAAAGAGGCAGAAAAAGTAATTATTGAGGCGCAAGGAAAAGCAGATGCCAATCGTATTTTAAGTGCATCATTAACGGATAAAATTTTACAAGATAAAGGTATTGAAGCAACGGTAAAGTTGTCTGAGTCGCCTAATAGTAAAGTGATTGTTATTGGATCAGGGGATAGTGGAATGCCTATTATTTTAGGTAATCAGTAA
- the hisB gene encoding bifunctional histidinol-phosphatase/imidazoleglycerol-phosphate dehydratase HisB produces the protein MKKVLFIDRDGTLVLEPPVDYQLDSLEKLEYYPKVFQYMAKIASELDYELVMVTNQDGLGTDSFPEDTFWPAQNKVMTAFEKEGVVFTDVYIDKTFPHENADTRKPRTGLLTKYFDKEKYDLANSFVLGDRITDMELAKNLGAKGIFLSEDPELGADEIETSKQAIIDCIALTSADWEAIYEFLKLEDRVQEITRNTNETKIYIKLNLDGSGKNNIDTGLSFFDHMLDQIGRHGAMDLTIKVEGDLEVDEHHTIEDTMIALGELFNKALGNKLGIERYGFCLPMDDCLAQVAVDFGGRNWLEWDADFKREKIGDMPTEMFFHLFKSFTDGAKCNLNIKAEGTNEHHKIEGIFKAFAKAMKMAVKRDSNKMFLPSTKGML, from the coding sequence ATGAAAAAAGTATTATTCATAGACAGAGACGGAACATTAGTGCTAGAGCCACCCGTAGATTATCAATTAGATAGTTTAGAGAAGTTGGAGTATTATCCAAAAGTGTTTCAATATATGGCTAAAATTGCTTCAGAATTGGATTACGAGCTGGTAATGGTGACCAATCAGGACGGTTTAGGAACAGATTCATTTCCTGAAGACACCTTTTGGCCTGCGCAAAATAAAGTGATGACTGCTTTTGAAAAAGAAGGCGTTGTGTTTACAGATGTGTATATAGACAAAACATTTCCGCACGAAAATGCAGACACACGTAAGCCTAGAACTGGTTTATTGACTAAGTATTTTGATAAAGAAAAGTACGATTTAGCAAATAGTTTTGTTTTAGGAGACCGCATTACAGATATGGAATTAGCTAAAAACCTAGGAGCAAAAGGTATCTTTTTGTCCGAAGATCCAGAATTAGGTGCTGACGAAATTGAAACGTCAAAACAAGCGATTATTGATTGTATAGCATTGACTAGCGCAGATTGGGAAGCGATCTACGAGTTTTTAAAATTAGAAGATCGTGTTCAAGAAATCACAAGAAATACTAACGAGACTAAAATTTATATCAAATTAAATTTAGACGGTTCTGGTAAAAATAATATTGATACTGGTTTATCCTTTTTTGACCATATGCTAGACCAAATTGGTCGTCATGGAGCAATGGATTTAACTATTAAAGTAGAAGGTGATTTAGAGGTGGATGAGCACCACACGATAGAAGATACTATGATTGCTTTAGGGGAGTTGTTTAATAAAGCTTTAGGTAATAAATTAGGTATCGAGCGTTATGGGTTTTGTTTACCAATGGATGACTGTTTAGCGCAAGTTGCAGTTGATTTTGGTGGTAGAAACTGGTTAGAATGGGACGCGGATTTTAAACGTGAAAAGATTGGTGATATGCCAACTGAAATGTTCTTTCATTTATTTAAATCGTTTACAGATGGTGCAAAATGTAACTTGAATATTAAAGCAGAAGGCACTAACGAACATCACAAAATAGAAGGTATCTTTAAAGCATTTGCAAAAGCTATGAAAATGGCCGTAAAGCGTGATTCTAACAAAATGTTTTTACCATCAACTAAAGGGATGTTGTAA
- the hisH gene encoding imidazole glycerol phosphate synthase subunit HisH: protein MKLVIIDYGAGNIKSIQFAFKRLGYDAILSNNPEEIKAADKVIFPGVGEASSAMRMLKTSGLDVLIPTLSQPVLGICLGMQLMCKSSEEGNTEGLGIFDVAVKRFDNSVKVPQMGWNTITDLKSDLFKGVKNEAFMYSVHSFYAEDCKESIATTTYSLDFASALQHNNFYGVQFHPEKSSTEGEQILKNFLEL from the coding sequence ATGAAACTAGTAATTATAGACTACGGAGCAGGTAATATAAAAAGCATACAGTTTGCGTTTAAACGCTTAGGATATGATGCTATATTATCTAATAATCCAGAAGAAATTAAAGCTGCAGACAAAGTGATATTTCCAGGAGTTGGAGAAGCTAGCTCAGCAATGCGCATGCTAAAAACAAGTGGTTTGGACGTGTTGATTCCGACGTTATCACAACCTGTTTTAGGGATTTGTTTAGGAATGCAATTAATGTGTAAATCGTCTGAAGAAGGAAATACAGAGGGTTTAGGTATTTTTGATGTAGCGGTCAAACGTTTTGACAACTCTGTTAAAGTACCGCAAATGGGATGGAATACTATTACAGATTTAAAATCTGATTTATTTAAAGGTGTCAAAAATGAAGCGTTTATGTATTCTGTACATAGTTTTTATGCTGAAGACTGTAAAGAAAGTATCGCTACTACTACTTATAGTTTAGACTTTGCTTCTGCTTTGCAACATAATAATTTTTATGGTGTACAGTTTCACCCTGAAAAAAGTAGTACTGAAGGAGAACAAATATTAAAGAATTTTTTAGAATTGTAA
- the hisG gene encoding ATP phosphoribosyltransferase — protein sequence MSKLKIAVQKSGRLNEDSMRILKEVGIAIDNGKDQLKASAKNFPLEIFYLRNGDIPQYLKDGVVDVAIIGENVLIEKGNGITISEKLGFSTCKVSVAVPKGVKYNSVKDLEGKRIATSYPNTVNQFLEKNGVTANLHIINGSVEIAPNIGLADAIVDIVSSGSTLFKNGLKEAEVILKSEAVLAVSPQISDDNQAILDKLQFRLQSVLKARQSRYVLLNAPNNKVDDIINILPGMKSPTVLPLAQEGWSSIHSVINKNDFWEIIDELKLNGAEGILVCPIDNMVL from the coding sequence ATGAGTAAATTAAAAATTGCAGTTCAAAAATCAGGAAGATTAAACGAGGATTCCATGCGAATTCTAAAAGAAGTTGGTATTGCCATAGATAATGGTAAAGACCAATTAAAAGCATCAGCAAAAAACTTTCCATTAGAAATTTTTTATCTACGTAATGGAGACATTCCCCAATATCTTAAAGATGGTGTCGTAGACGTCGCTATTATTGGAGAAAACGTCTTAATAGAAAAAGGAAATGGTATTACAATTTCTGAAAAACTTGGATTTTCTACTTGTAAAGTGTCTGTGGCAGTGCCAAAAGGAGTAAAGTATAATTCAGTAAAAGACTTAGAAGGAAAACGCATTGCAACGTCATATCCAAATACTGTAAATCAGTTTTTAGAGAAAAACGGAGTAACAGCCAACTTACACATTATTAATGGATCTGTAGAGATTGCTCCAAATATTGGATTAGCAGATGCTATTGTAGATATTGTTTCTAGCGGAAGTACATTATTTAAAAACGGTTTAAAGGAAGCAGAAGTTATTTTAAAGTCAGAAGCTGTTTTAGCCGTATCTCCTCAAATTTCTGATGACAATCAGGCTATACTTGATAAACTACAATTCAGATTACAATCTGTTTTAAAAGCTAGACAATCACGTTACGTTTTATTAAATGCACCAAATAACAAGGTAGACGATATTATAAATATTTTACCAGGAATGAAAAGTCCAACGGTTTTACCATTGGCACAAGAGGGTTGGAGCTCGATCCACTCTGTAATTAATAAAAATGATTTCTGGGAAATTATTGACGAACTAAAACTAAATGGAGCAGAAGGTATCCTAGTTTGTCCAATCGATAACATGGTATTATAA